DNA sequence from the Malus sylvestris chromosome 10, drMalSylv7.2, whole genome shotgun sequence genome:
TTTTTTGATACTTTGTAACTAACTGGTTTGAATTATAATTGATAAAAGCGGGGATGAAATTAGATATGCAAAGTTAATAAGATTTTATAGAATTGGATATGGTTGGTTTAGATATTCGATGAGGAGATTAGATTTTACAGATAAAAGAGATTCGGAGAATTATTTAAGTTGATAGCTTAGGTTATAAGATTAATCTGGaggtaatataaaaaaaaattataacgcAAGTGATTAAGGAACAAAAACGTCACGATTATAATTAAACACCAACTTGTGGTATAAAAAACTCTCCCCACATGATCACATTCTCGCATCCTCACTCCCTTTCTGAATTTCTGTCCCTTCCTCCGCAGCCAAAACTAccaacttctctctctctctctctctctccaagtctccattttctcttctgCAACAGGGTTTCGTCGAAGAAACAGGATAAAAGACTTAATCTTCTCTTCTTGGTTATTACGTGCGTTGGGGTTTctaaacttttttcaacgactTGGGCagttggaagaagaagaaaaagtgaACAAAATAATCAGAAAGTCGCAGCCTTCGCGTACAAAGTGAGTTTCTTTCGTATAATTCACGGGCTTTGTTTCATCTGCTGTTTGTTTATTCCAGTTAAATCCCTCCAGTTTTGACTTATTTGGATAGTTTTctttcgattttatttttcaaattttcctatTTCGCAATCAGGTGGTGTCTGGTGATTGTCCCGTTCGCTACGCAATTTCTGACGCTCCTGATTAGACTCCttctcttctcctcctccattTATCTGTTCCTCTGAGCTTTCATTTTTCTACAGAGCGACAGAAAAATGGCGGAAAATCCAAAGTTGGTAAGCAAAACTAAATTACACATTTtctgggttttatttattttttaattgggTTCTCGAAAATTGCTCCTTTTTTTGTATTGTAACTGTTCCGTTGGAGTTCCAAATTTTCAGAAAAGATTTTAATTAGTAATTACAGGGACGCTGTTTCTGAATTCGGGTTTTTGGATTTTGGTGTAGGATTCTGATTCTGGGGAGGTTTATGGATTAGAAGAGAGAATGGGAACCCAGAAAATATCGGTTTCGGATCATATAAACGGGTTTCATTACACCGCCGATAAATCTGACAGCTTCGTCATCGACATGGAAAGCTTCTCCCATGGCGGCACCGATAAAGATGCCAGTACAAATTCTAGAGTCTCGGtaactttcttcttcctcccatttatttatttttttcttcataagaCTCTGCATTTTCctgttctttttttctcttcggATTTCTTAAAAGTGGCATTTCTAATAGTTATTCTCCCAATTAATCATGTAGTTCAGAATGTCGTTCggttaaaaaagaagaaaattcatgACATTCTTGAAACCGCAAACGTATTCGTTTCTCAAGCAACAGCAAGCATCCTATTTGTTTTTTAAACTCTGTTTTTTACCcttctttgctttctttttccatttgaaaattaaaattgttgACAAATTATTTATGTTTGATGATAAAGATGCAGAGAAATCTTTCCCGGAAATGGTCTCAGAGAGGTGGGGAGAAGAAGATAATCTGCAAAGGAGTTTCAAACGACAAAGAAGTTTCATCTACAACATCCTCACCAGtaggtaataaatttttttatttataaaagcgatattctactttaaattaattatgtttgaaaTTTGGTAAAACAGATGACTAACTTTCTGTGCGGTGAGAGTGATATGAATTGATGCTGAAATGGCCTTCTGGGGTTGCAAACagtaagaacaaaataaaaaattggacaTACTTTAGTGTGTGCCATATTTGTGGTAATATATAATTGTTATCACCAACCTTTACATATTATAATTGTTTCTTTATCATAATTAGTAAACTATAATAAGCACTCCACAACGTACTGTTTATTTGAAATGTCTCTTTACGACTCACATAGTTTGATGCAAGTTTATGTGAGACTCTTTTTAAACTCCTGTGATACTGAAAAGTGGGAAATCAAACTCGAGACGATTGAGTTAGAAACCCCTTGCATTATCGTTAATCATTTGTTAGTGTCCCACCTTAGATAAACTTATGGGTATTTGAAACTTGTAAGTTGGCGATTAGTTAGCGATAAGCATGAACCCACGTCCATAATTCAAACTGGAACCGACTCTAATCAATTTTAAGTGGGGCCCTTGGGTAAGTAAATTTTCAGTTGTGACAGGGAAATGCAACCAGATTTTGGCTAGGTCAACCAGATGGTACGGTTGATGAATTCTTCACACTTTGATTGCATTTTTAGGGATTGTTTAGAAGTACTTTAATATTACTAaaaagcgtttttggtgaaaatatttttagaaccaatatttaataaaaatgcaaccgaatcttagaaaaacacttgaagtgcttcctgcAGAAACACATATTCATTTGCTTATTGCAAGAACCACTTTAATTGCTTTTGTAAAAGGATTTACTCAATACCTTCCCCCCTTTGTTTTGATTCCATGTTTGGAGGCATAGGCAGTTATATGCGCCAGCTTTTTGGGAAATCTGACGTTGAAATTCTAGTTAGGTAACATGTTCTGTGCACATTTTGGTATGAAATTATTGAGTTGCAGCTACTATTGTAGGGTCTAGCACGCCTGAAAAGTCCCCACCAGCTGTTGGTACCATAGATCAATCGAGCAACCCACACGTTCATCATCAGATCACCGTCACCGCGGCCAACATTAGCACCACCACCGAGGGGAGGTGTGTTGTGCGGAGGAATAGTTTCCGGCGCTCTTCCTCTTGGGGCATTGATCCCAAGAGGGTTCTCCTCTTCTTTGCCACCATGTAAGTCTACTGATCTTTTTAAACCCTAAACACTAAACTCCATTAATTCGACTCGGTGACTAGAAGTGTTCGGTTTCGATGGCAGGTCAAGCGTTGGAACAATCTTACTCATATACTTCACGCTTTCGATTGCCAAGTACAATGCAGACGAGAACAGTCTTGATTGGCAGCAATGATACAAGTTGTACACCTTCTAGTTGAATTTAAGACACGAAACGATCCATGACGGAAAGGTAGCTAGCTAGTCGAAAAAAGCGGCTTCTTTCGACGAGAGAGATGGTTTTTTGGATCGAGAAAAGCTAACAACATTCCATCAGCATGTCTTGGTACAGAAATCGAAAACTCCTTTTTGAGGCACTATACAAAGTTTTAGAAGTGAAGACAGAGACATACTGCATTGTGACAAGAAGGAAtcttaacctttttttttatgtagatGAGTGAGATCAAAATACTTGATGTGTTCTTTGTATGTAAAGTGTTTCTTTtcagaaaactaatgaaaatggcttgaaaattttgagttttaacaataagaacaaaataaaaagtaaaatgaataatattataattgattttttagtataaaaatatgatttttcgttaatgtGAATAGTACTGAgatcttttcgttaaaattccctttctTTTCTCTACACAGATTAGTGGGGAGGATCAGAAAGTCAACTCTTTTTTCGGTTCGCCTTCTCATCTTTTGCCTTGTAATTTACTCCACACGTCCCTGTTTGCTTTTCTCTTTCGGCAATCCAACTTCGGGCGGCCGTAGTTGTTGTGTGTGGTGGCTTCCAAGTGAGTGGACAAATGGACGAAAACAACGACGAGATTGCAAAGCAAACAGTACTATTAATAATGGCAATTTGGTCTTCATGCATGCGCAGTTGgagcttttacttttaaggaaGTTATATATTTTTGGAGTCccaggagtgcaatggtggaaTTATATGCTTGGGTTTTTCTGAAAGGCCTTTTCCCTGTGGCATTCAAAACCACATAACATGACATCTCCTGTGCAAACAtaagcaaaaaaataaagataaaactCCAAAAGGAGAGTGGTTGGTTTTATAGCATTTACAAGTCACGTCATGAGAACGATGGGAAGGTAGAATGTCTCCCAAGTAGTCATATTGGTACCATTGTGGCTAGTGACGGATTTAAGATTCGAACATTGGAGGGTCTTAATGTTAAAGGTCTAAGTCTTTTAATAGAAATAGAGCACGTAAGAAAATTTTAGTGTATTCATTGAGGTATTTTATCGAACATTTGGTTGACTTCTTGTTGCCAATTGAACCATGTTGCGGGCATATCAACAAATATCTACATATGTCGAAGCAAACTCATGAGTGCTATTGAGAGAACTTGTCGAGTGCTCGAACCAAGTGCTGTCAAGATATGCCTAACTTGTATTACATCAAACCCTTGTGGCCACACAAGGAACCGTACCAAACATTTGAAGGATCATCAGAAGACCTTCACATGAATATTTCTCAGACTCCGGGTGGTCTTGGGACCACCTTGGTCCCAATGTACATCCACCACTGATTGTGGCGATATCTCAAGCTAATCACACACTAATATTTTGGGTAGGGAATACCGCCACAATGCATTCTTAGATGTATATAAGTCATGCCAAGAGAATGATGAGAAGGATATCCCCCAAATCCAGAGTCACAATTGGACTCTGAAAATAGTTTGTGATACGTTTTGCTCTCGGGGACTAAAGATTGAATATTTAAGCAGATGTGGGTTAGGTCAGTTTGTACAATCCACAAAATCTTCCCTTGCAAAGTTGGCAATCAATTCCTACATCACACACGAACCTAAAATACAATCTCACATAAAAAGTCTTAATTCTTTCACCCACCCTATACTACCCTTATGCAGAAAGGAAAATTTTCACCGTTCTCTTTAAAGAGTCTGGTTGTTTTAGGTATCACTTGGTCATCTACGATTGGTAGCAGTTAAAGCTTTTAGTGCTCCCTAATTCCAGTGAGTCATAAATTACAGAGGTCAATTTAGAATTTAAGATGAAGAACCTAACATATGGTGACAATTTACAATGAAATATAAAGAAGAAACCAAATCAACAAGGCATTACATTGGAAAGAAGTAAATGTCTATAATAATAATGACACACTCAAAATCGCTCAAAATATTGCATTCTATGTAATCAGGGTTGTCCAAAACACCCAACACGAAACCCAACCCCGCCATGAGTAAACAAAAAGTGTGGCATCTGGGTCGAGCCTCCTGAAGTTGCATGCCATGCACTGGTAAATGTACATGTAAAGTTATAAGGTGATGAAAACCATGAGGATAATTCTGTCTCTATTTCCTGCTAATTCATCAGGATATAATGCAAATGGTGACGGGCTTGTACATTCGAAATGACAACtagcatttttaattttgtatcaTACGCGTGTGCAAGCTTGATTCAAACCAAAGAAATCTTTTCAGCAGAGAAACTGCATGGCTATACTCGACATTCATGTATTGGTAACACTATATCTATGTTTACGATGTATCACAggtatataaaataaaagaggCATGCCATTCAGCATATTCTTACCTCATgttttggtacaacaaatatatTCACGTAAAGGTAACACTATATATGTTTATTTATGTATGTATCAAGGGTATATAATATAAAAGAGGCATGCCATTCAGCATATTTTTACCTCATATTTTGGTTTGCAGACAGTTCGGATGTTACTTCCTTGGTTCAAAATTTCCGTTTCTAGTAGCGTTTTGATATTCTTGGCATAGAGCACTTGTGCTTCCGGTCGTGATAAAGTCTCAATACAACAGCTGCAGTTTCTTCTATTGCTTTTCCTGTTACTTCTGCAATCAACAAAATACGAGCACGATTAACTTAGGCAATGATTACTATATTAATCTTCACATTACCAAATTGATGCCTAAGAGGAAAACCAAAGAAGAACACACTAAAAGAAAACCGATATGTGTAAAGATGTGAAAGTGCAGTATTCTCACCAATTACTGGCCAGACAGGATTCTGTGCAAGAATCCTTCGAGCAAACTCCAGCTCCTGTCTGACATGAACCATCTCGGAATAGTTACTCTTCATTCCTTCACTGAACCCCAGAGTCTTAGCTCTTGCTGTTCTAACTGTTTGCAACACTAGAGGATTGATAGTCAGACCAAAAACCTTTTCCGGGTCAACCTCAAAAAGGGTATTTGGCAGCTGAACCCCGAACACAATAGGCACATTTGCAACCTTGTAACCTTTTTGCGCAAGATATATTGATAATGGGGTCTTCCCAGTTCGTGAGACCCCGGCAAGAACAATGTCAGCCTTGTGCAAGTTCTGGGGCAATGCCCCATCATCTTGTTTGATTGAAAACTCAATGGCTTCAATCCTACGAAAGTACTCATCGGTGAGAGGAAAGCTCCGGCCTGATGCCCCACGAGGGAGGCCGGAGGGCAAAACGCCCAAATGGGTAGCAATGCCCTCAGTGATTGGACCTAACATATCTGTCGTTGGTATGCCCCAGTGCGTGCATGCTTGCCGGGCAGAGTCTGCCATTGACGGGTCAGCTAAAGTGTACACAAGCATAGCACCTTCTTTTGCTGCTTGCTTTACAATCTCCATCAACCTCTCTACATCATCAATCTGAAAGATTTCACAATACCCCATTTTGCATTCTAAATTAGAATCAACACAGGGCAGTATCAAGGattacaaaattagaaaattcagATTAAGTACTGATTTGGTCTACTTTCATTTCACTTAAGCCACAAACATCATAGTAGAAGAGATTATAAACTTATTAGAAAATTTAGATTAAGTACTAATTTGAGCTACTTTTTCACTTGAGCTACAAACATTATTCACCAAAGATTATAAATTTGTGAGAAAATTTGGATCAAGTACTAATTGAAAGATTGCCACCTCAAGTCCTAGTCAGCAGTTTTCATAATCAAAACTGTTTACCTTGATTAGTGGTGATCTAATATATAAATACTACTGTGCAGAAAATCATTATTATTCAGTTTCTCCTTGCTAATTATTtgtgggtgtttttttttttttttcatttaagcTACAAACATTATATTAATTTTGATCAATTCAGTTTCAGAATGTCATCGATTATCTGATCGCTCTACAATTGATATTTAATTTTGATCAATTCAGCAATCGGGTTTTGATGTTTGATCATTTTAGCCAATTTCCCAAGATTATAAAGCAACGAACTTTACCCCAGAAAACAAATGGGTATTGACGGCGCAGCCCCGATCGACCAAGCAATGCTCGAACTGCCCCAACGCGGCGTTGACAGAGTGCTCCACCGTCCATCCAGTTCCGTCAGAAACCATGTATATCGACTTCCCCGCCGTCATCTCCGAGTCATCGTCACTGCCGTCGCTTCCCGATGAAGTATTATCATGAGGATCTAGCGATACGCCGTCGCTGGGATGCAGCGGAGGGTTCGGCTCCAGAAATTGGGTCCTCTGTCCCGCGCGGTCCAATTTCCGACCCGAGCGTATGGCCCGTGCCCGGGACCATCGTGCCAGCTGAGGGCTGCCCTTGATTTTCCGGGCATGTGGGTCGGAACCGGGTTCGGGTACGGAGGAGGAGGCGGCGATCAGAGGTTTGGGGATTGGCTGCGGATTTGCATGACTGGTTCTGCGCACGGGAGCGAGGTTCGGGAAGTTGAAGGTGGAAGAAGcattcattattttattttattattatttagttcttttttccattttttggaTCTTTATTTTTGCCTGAGATTTTTTCTTGTTGTCGGGTTTGGGTTTGGGCCTAGTGGGCCTAAGCAGCCTATTAAGCAGGCCTCTTCTTTTTGCACACCTTAGGAATGTAAATAATTTTCAAACACAAATATGCCCATGTATGAGTCGAATGCCTCTAAAAGCTTAATCAGTCGAATATTTCTAAGTTGAAAGTTGTCCTTAAATAGCTAACAAAATCAAACATGGTGACCAAATTgatggaaaaaataaataaaatgagagTGACCAACAATGAAACTAAGTGTCACTCTCATTTTTTAATATGATTGTCATATTATCACATAGTGTTATCAGTTGACTTATGTTACAAACCGTGTGTATAACtttgttaatattatacttaGATTTATGACAGATAAAGATTAATACCACGTAACAATGTAACTCGGGCATAAAAAAATTATCGTATAACACCAAAAATGCATTTAGTCAACATGAATAGCACTCAGGAACTCCCACACTCAATGAACCTCCTGGTAGTTgttaaatataaacaaaagaggACCCAGAAAGAAGATGGATTATCACATCCTAACAAGTTGTttattttcaacttaacttCTTAATTAGAAATTTGGAATcttcttttgattttgtttttcttttattatcttaaGAACTTCAAGTATTCTTGTGGATACTTTAATCCGACAGAGAGAGGACTACACAATTGCATGTACAAAAGTTAAAATGTATGAAATTACAGTTTGTCTATAATGTGTTGAAATATTTCACATCGACCATATATTagagaaaaaaaagtttaaCTATTATAACTTCATTCTAACTAATACCGatgtcttttgtgataaaactccacACTTAACGGATTATGCAGGTGATAATTAATAAGTTGAGGATAATATCAATATTGTTGGAAGTGGACATTCAActcgtctctctgataattcaaCAGAATGTCACGGATAATTTAAGCCTTTTTAAAGAGTGAGATGATGAGAAACGAAAAGGGTAACTAGGACGGTTAAGGGCTAGTTtagtattgctgtgctttgaaaaaaaaactacttctgctgtgctgtgagaataagcagctgtgaaataaagcagcaaagtgtttggtaaacttttttgtaaaagtatttttgaaaaaaaacaacagtattatagtgtttggtaaacttttatgtaaaacagatgtgaaaaaaaacaagtttttcaaagctggattttgcagcttcttgtttttggcttttttcacccaaaattgcgaaaaaaaagctgaagctgaatgtttaccaaacacaaaagcagctctcaacttttttttataccagttttttttcagaatcacctcagtaccaaaccaagcCTAAGTTTCAACACTCTGATCAAGTCACAATATGCAGAAAGGGGAGCATAAAGAATCCAATAATGTAGGGTGTAGCCACATGATATAAAGGCCCTAGGATCTCATATATAGCGGCAGGGGTCGTGTgacgatattttttttttacatgatatatttatattaagagaattgaaaaataaattgttattttatttttataagaaaTAAATTGTTATTAAACTCGTTACTAACTAACGAGATTCAAACTTAATATCTcacttatatataaaaaaatattttaatattaaactTGCAACTAACAAGATTTAAACTTAAAAAGTCCGTAAATGTATAAAAAATACTATTAGATTATAATATTGTGTGTGACGTGATAACATGTTAACATCGAGTGTAAAATTGAAAAGATCGGCGCACATTGGGCCTCGTAATAAAAACATGAAGATAGTACGTATCAAATCTTAATAAAAGAGCTTCCACTAATTAAATGATATGACATGACATGACATAATACATGCACAATCCATTTCATATCTTCCTCTCTTATTTTATGGTCGAACAGtttattgattgatttttatatttaatcatAAGTGAAAATATCATTAGGTGGTTAAGAGTACGAAACTATGACATCAATCATGTCATCTAAATATACATAAGGATTTGCCTCTTTGAGATAAATGATAAGCACGCTATCTTAAAGTGAATTTTTTTATGGGTTTTTGACATACTTTTTTATAATATTGGTATAAAAATTATGTCAAAAAATGAGGTGATGGATAATCTTATTTTTTAGAAAGTCtttttagcatttctcttgCTGATAAATGATTACCTCGTATAACTTTTTTAAGTCTACCAAGCAATCATTGATATATGTTAGAGGAAAGGGATACTCTCCAGATCTCTTCCTTTTAATCCACCAAATTATAGAATCAGTGTCgttgaaatttcatccaacggttgaagttattataacttttaaagtaggTTCTTGTTTATAGatcattagatcaaattttaacggcACGGATTCCCTAATTTGATAGATTAAGAGGAATGGATCCAGAGTCCCAGTGGCGAAGCTACATAGGGGCAAGGGGTGGCCGTTGCCCCTCTACTCGCCGGAAAACAAGCCCAGGAGCGGCTCTTTGGTTTGGTTGGAAATTGGAAAGTGTGGTGGCTTTCTGGCGTTTGTTGCTGTGCAGCGCCCCTGTGCGCTGCAGGAtttgcttttataaaaaaaaattattaactaAAATGACATAGTTTTACAACttcattaaaaaacaataataaaatattgtgtGTACCGCTGGTCCCCATTAGCCATCACCCCTTTCAATTTCCCATCTCTCACTCACACTTTACCAAACACAACAAATCCCCCAATTCCTAGCTTCCATTTCAATCACCACCAGTCACGCCATCCTTCCCaattttatgtaaattttttattttctaaatttatatattatttcaaaccctaattaattattcAATACAAATTTTTCTATAATTAGTATAGAATCATATTATAATACATTAAtatggttattgattattgattgattaattgaattattgAATAATGTCTACAATTATTCATATTGATTAgttgaattgattttttgtttattaaataatttgtATAATTATtagtattgattaattgaattgttgtatTGATTAGTTATTAGTCATATCACTACAGTCTAAGAgtctaagatttttttttccatgatACAGTTAAGTAATGCAATGATACTATAAAAAAACAGTGCTTaaaatcctccttcaaatattccggGTAGTTCACAACAAAGTGAGCctattgagttggatgaattATTGGCTAATCTTCCTGCAGACATTGGACATAGACGTCAAATGCTTTCTTATTCACCTAATTATCGCGAAGCAATTCGTAGACACTCTTCAAAATGATTATTGTCAACCTAAAGATCACATCATTGCCAAAAAAAGCTAGCAACAATTGATGTTTTATTACGGTCAGGATCAATGGTTAAATGATAGCAtgattgtttacattgagatacatgtatttgcttttattgacAATAATCTATTATGCACGTTTTCATGACATGAAACCTCACCagcaacaattgtaatttggTTGTTGCCCTTTTTTTTAACTTTGCACTTTTTAAGTTCGCCCCTCCCATCGGCAATTCATGGCTTTGCCACTGCGGATTCCTATGTTAGGCTATTGATTTTGGATTTGAGAAAATATACTTCACACGCAAGAAGTAAATGATGTCAAAGTAAATATATATCctagccaaaaaaaaaagtaaatttatATCTTAGCcaacaaaaaaagaagtaaaTTTATATCTACTttaagaataaaaataaatgtgtttatttattttatgcattAAAACTTGTTaggtaataatattttatttatgaagAAAGTTTAAAGTTGGGTTTTActataaaacaaattaataatatgaatagtaattcaatttatttataaGCTCATACAAAATTTCTTATCTTATTAATATGAGATTTATTCTCAACAAGTTCCGTGCTCATAGAATTAGAAGTGCATCGAAGGTGGGAAGATACGTTGGGCAGGTTGCAATGCCAACCAACCCTAGTCGCACctcaaaaatttgttttattcattCAAGCATGACTCAATCCTACCCTAGGCCATCAAGTATTTTATGAACTCGAGTTGTCCAAGATGAACTTGAATTGGGCATGTGAATTGGTACAAGCTGTTTTGCAACAAAATCTCCTGCGTTGTTCTCAATTTTCATTCATAAATTTGCACAATTCAataattaaattcaaattttaaatttaagattTTCCATAAACAGAGTTGATCGAGACAAACATTGCCCTCAGATCTAGAATGTAACTCAAAATTATTCGAATTTATTTTGAGTTTATATTCGGGGTTGGGTTTTTGTGCTTCATATTACTCACTAAACCGAACTCAAGATTTGGATTTTGTTTTGTCTATCTAGATCTAGCAGATATGGGTTGAATCAGAtttataaatttctttaaacatgagcattaaaaaaataaaagagatcaTAAAAGATGACATCGAAATATCCAACAATGTTGATAAAAGAAATCATTTTATCATCTGCTTACCGACCTTCAGCCCTTGTTATTTTAATCATCAAACCTTACACTCATTAGATACTATTATATGTCTCATGACGAAGATATTcaataggggtgtgctatctatACAtcaatttttacttctcacacattctttgttaatttatgttcgttgatcttcttcaattcattcgatctaatggccgaaaattaaaaagtgtgggagaagtaaaaaggggtatgTATATCACCTTCCTATTCaataatttgtgtttttgaaacACTACTCCTGCTACAGTTTCATTCTTCATACATGTATGTCGGCCTCTTTTAGACTGAAAATCAAAAGACTTGCATTCGACAACTCAACCTTCGACCATTAACTACAACCAAAGGTGTTTGTTGTGGAGGTCCATCACATGCTTCCTGTATTAATTTTACGGTTGGCAATTTCAACTttcaatatttaatttaattcttGGACCATGGTTCACAGAAGATACTTGTTTATAGAGGTCAAGTGTTTTTGTGAATGGTACCTACGAATTGTTAAGAATGAATCTCATGTTGATGAGAAGATGGGTCTTGCATGTGATTATAAGTAGTTGAGATATTCAACagattgccaattgattttatggtggaacctcaacctTCTTCATGGTGAAGTCGAATGGCCACCACACGTGTTCCACGCCACCTTAATTGTGTTGTTACATGTTAAGTTTGAAAATTCATCACACATTAGGGGTCGTGTTTAAAATGAGTCTCACATTAATTAGAGGGTGGACCTTACATGATCTTATAAGTAGTTGTGCTATTCTCTACActgccaattaattttatgattgaTACTCAACTTTATTCACGAATGATATATAATCAAGGAAGtctattgaaattttattttcagttaATTTAATTTTGGTATTCTACAGTTTAACTAATTAACTTGCTTAGAGATTGCATGCATGCGTATATCTGCAAATAAATGTATACTCCCAGGGAAAAGCGAACAAATCTGATATATATCGAAAGCAGAGCAAGATTTTTCTGCCTCAAATGTTTGGTTTTCCCTCACAAGTTAACACAGAAACGTGCCCTAGCTCTTAGCCATAATatatatttgtggaaatatgaCAGGAATTTAAATGTCACCATCGATATATAATCTATAATCTCTATAGATACCGAATGGAAG
Encoded proteins:
- the LOC126586646 gene encoding uncharacterized protein LOC126586646 isoform X1 encodes the protein MAENPKLDSDSGEVYGLEERMGTQKISVSDHINGFHYTADKSDSFVIDMESFSHGGTDKDASTNSRVSMQRNLSRKWSQRGGEKKIICKGVSNDKEVSSTTSSPVATIVGSSTPEKSPPAVGTIDQSSNPHVHHQITVTAANISTTTEGRCVVRRNSFRRSSSWGIDPKRVLLFFATMSSVGTILLIYFTLSIAKYNADENSLDWQQ
- the LOC126586646 gene encoding uncharacterized protein LOC126586646 isoform X2, whose product is MAENPKLDSDSGEVYGLEERMGTQKISVSDHINGFHYTADKSDSFVIDMESFSHGGTDKDASTNSRVSMQRNLSRKWSQRGGEKKIICKGVSNDKEVSSTTSSPVGSSTPEKSPPAVGTIDQSSNPHVHHQITVTAANISTTTEGRCVVRRNSFRRSSSWGIDPKRVLLFFATMSSVGTILLIYFTLSIAKYNADENSLDWQQ
- the LOC126586644 gene encoding pyruvate, phosphate dikinase regulatory protein 1, chloroplastic-like; the encoded protein is MNASSTFNFPNLAPVRRTSHANPQPIPKPLIAASSSVPEPGSDPHARKIKGSPQLARWSRARAIRSGRKLDRAGQRTQFLEPNPPLHPSDGVSLDPHDNTSSGSDGSDDDSEMTAGKSIYMVSDGTGWTVEHSVNAALGQFEHCLVDRGCAVNTHLFSGIDDVERLMEIVKQAAKEGAMLVYTLADPSMADSARQACTHWGIPTTDMLGPITEGIATHLGVLPSGLPRGASGRSFPLTDEYFRRIEAIEFSIKQDDGALPQNLHKADIVLAGVSRTGKTPLSIYLAQKGYKVANVPIVFGVQLPNTLFEVDPEKVFGLTINPLVLQTVRTARAKTLGFSEGMKSNYSEMVHVRQELEFARRILAQNPVWPVIEVTGKAIEETAAVVLRLYHDRKHKCSMPRISKRY